In a genomic window of Epinephelus lanceolatus isolate andai-2023 chromosome 3, ASM4190304v1, whole genome shotgun sequence:
- the adamtsl7 gene encoding thrombospondin type-1 domain-containing protein 4, with product MAGLWQQLGSLRQGRALALLHLIGLLYPPLGALPWDTKAGKPPLEGFHVVKGNFSRTFLRIGYHKIAEIPAGARNISIRETIKSRNYLALQTQSSVSIINGNWVIDRPGIFTAVGTQLTYQRPNEIRSRNGESITAPGPLTEDLHVYLIYQQPGPSVYYEYTVPLRNTHPTPEPGTPSDILPLVETVGPSHSGEKDHQGGTTNNDITKEKPHPNQVPSDPSKKSDPQPTYTWTKRRHTECSATCGTGRRQVFWECVEEDSQATVPADLCDPALEPTNREEDCNTQSCPAYWDVGEWSECSRRCGPGTQHRQVICRHVTHVHTNGTETSVTVAQELCGSHDRPVTKAICQLKICSQWEIRSEWSPCSVPCGVGQRSREVVCVSNQGDVEEDKECNMNLKPDTLQNCDMGACARSWFTSVWSQRCSAECGQGNRTRMAVCLIDHVTDLPLDSCEEERPSEVTLCDSGPCDNRLEWFTGPWSQCSAECGNGTQTRSVACILNNDGRMEAVDQLKCSSLPQPITSQPCRLKPCGVQWYVTEWSACSRICSGGYRVREVRCLADNITPSDRCDPSLIPESREECNKQACVAEINPSCSDQYHNCVVVVQARLCVYPYYRSVCCASCSRAQKTYPNSFQKNYIRR from the exons atGGCTGGATTGTGGCAGCAGCTCGGCTCCCTGCGGCAGGGTCGAGCTCTGGCTCTCCTCCACCTTATCGGGCTTCTCTACCCACCTTTGGGTGCTCTTCCCTGGGATACCAAAGCCGGCAAACCACCTCTGGAG GGTTTTCATGTGGTGAAGGGGAATTTCTCTAGGACTTTCCTTCGCATTGGCTACCATAAGATTGCAGAGATTCCTGCAGGAGCGCGTAACATCAGCATACGGGAGACAATAAAAAGCCGAAATTACCTgg CTCTGCAGACCCAAAGCAGTGTCTCCATCATCAATGGCAACTGGGTGATTGACAGGCCGGGCATCTTCACTGCTGTGGGAACACAGCTGACGTACCAACGACCCAATGAAATCCGCTCTCGCAATGGGGAGTCTATCACTGCACCCGGGCCACTGACTGAGGACCTGCATGTTTAT TTGATCTACCAACAACCAGGTCCCAGTGTATACTATGAATACACTGTCCCTTTACGAAACACACACCCAACTCCTGAGCCAGGTACACCTTCTGATATTCTGCCCCTGG TTGAGACAGTTGGCCCATCCCACTCTGGTGAGAAGGACCACCAAGGTGGCACCACCAACAATGATATCACCAAAGAGAAACCCCACCCTAACCAGGTTCCCTCTGACCCCAGCAAGAAATCTGACCCTCAGCCCACCTACACCTGGACAAAGAGGAGGCACACAGAGTGCAGCGCGACCTGTGGTACTG GCAGGCGTCAGGTATTCTGGGAGTGCGTTGAGGAAGATTCCCAGGCGACTGTTCCTGCTGACCTCTGTGACCCTGCTCTTGAACCAACAAACCGGGAAGAAGACTGCAACACCCAGTCTTGTCCTGCATa CTGGGATGTGGGGGAGTGGTCAGAGTGCAGCAGGAGGTGTGGACCTGGCACTCAGCAccgccaggtcatctgccgccaCGTCACTCATGTTCACACCAATGGGACTGAGACCTCGGTTACCGTGGCACAAGAGCTGTGTGGGTCGCACGATAGGCCGGTGACCAAAGCTATATGTCAGCTAAAGATTTGCAGCCAGTGGGAGATCCGATCTGAATGGAGCCCG TGCTCAGTGCCATGTGGAGTGGGCCAGCGCAGCAGGGAGGTGGTGTGTGTGAGCAACCAGGGTGATGTGGAGGAGGATAAGGAGTGCAACATGAACCTAAAGCCAGACACACTACAGAACTGTGACATGGGAGCCTGTGCACGCAGCTGGTTCACCTCCGTCTGGAGCCAACGG TGCTCTGCAGAGTGTGGTCAAGGCAATCGAACCCGGATGGCAGTATGTCTGATAGATCATGTGACTGATCTCCcattggacagctgtgaagagGAACGCCCCTCAGAAGTGACACTGTGTGACTCAGGCCCCTGTGACAACCGCCTGGAGTGGTTTACCGGACCCTGGAGTCAG TGTTCTGCAGAGTGTGGGAATGGCACACAGACCCGGAGTGTGGCTTGTATTCTCAACAACGATGGCCGTATGGAGGCTGTGGACCAGTTAAAATGTTCCAGTCTccctcagccaatcacatctcAGCCCTGCAGACTGAAGCCATGTGGTGTCCAGTGGTACGTCACAGAGTGGAGTGCA TGCTCGCGCATCTGCAGTGGTGGCTACCGTGTGCGTGAGGTGCGTTGTCTTGCTGATAACATCACCCCAAGCGACCGCTGTGACCCCAGTTTGATCCCAGAGAGCCGAGAGGAATGCAACAAACAAGCTTGTGTCGCTGAGATCA ATCCATCGTGTAGCGACCAGTATCATAACTGTGTGGTGGTGGTTCAAGCCCGACTCTGTGTTTACCCTTACTACAGAAGTGTCTGCTGCGCCTCCTGCTCCCGTGCCCAGAAAACATACCCCAACTCATTTCAAAAGAACTACATCCGCAGGTGA